Proteins co-encoded in one Prunus persica cultivar Lovell chromosome G6, Prunus_persica_NCBIv2, whole genome shotgun sequence genomic window:
- the LOC18774399 gene encoding DNA topoisomerase 6 subunit A isoform X2 gives MADKKKRQTPTTVADKKKRRRPDPSSDDDTHHPFKSLLKPDPLILQTLDDLRSATASSSSSSKSITLADLAVGSTCREVSDLDLPSVQSEIELQMLKVIKSILDGNGFAFEVPSRAAANQLYVPELDRIVLKDKTSLRPYANVSTVRKATITARLLQLIHQLCLKNIHVTKRDLFYTDVKLFQDQTQSDSVLDDVSCMLGCTRSSLNVIASEKGVVVGRLIFSDNGDMIDCTKMGMGGKAIPPNIDRVGDMQSDALFILLVEKDAAYIRLAEDRFYNRFPCIIVTAKGQPDVATRLFLRKMKLELKLPVLALVDSDPYGLKILSVYGCGSKNMSYDSANLTTPDIKWLGIRPSDLDKYKIPEQCRLTMTDQDIKTGKEMLEEDFVKKNPKWVEELTLMVKTKQKAEIQALSTFGFQYLSETYLPLKLQEQDWI, from the coding sequence ATGGCGGACAAGAAAAAACGCCAAACGCCGACAACGGTTGCGGACAAGAAGAAACGCCGTCGACCCGACCCGAGCTCTGACGACGACACCCATCACCCCTTCAAGAGCCTCCTCAAACCCGACCCGCTCATCCTCCAAACCCTCGACGACCTACGCTCCGCCACCGCCTCCTCATCCTCTTCTTCCAAATCCATAACCCTCGCCGACCTCGCCGTCGGCTCCACTTGCCGCGAGGTCAGCGACCTCGACCTGCCGTCCGTCCAGTCGGAGATCGAGCTCCAGATGCTCAAGGTCATCAAATCCATCCTCGACGGCAACGGTTTCGCGTTCGAGGTCCCCTCACGCGCCGCCGCTAACCAGCTCTATGTTCCGGAGCTCGACCGCATTGTGCTAAAAGACAAAACTTCCCTCCGCCCCTACGCCAACGTCTCCACCGTCCGCAAGGCCACCATCACAGCTCGTCTTCTCCAGCTGATCCACCAGCTCTGCCTCAAGAACATCCACGTCACCAAGCGTGACCTGTTCTACACCGACGTCAAGCTCTTCCAGGACCAGACGCAGTCCGATTCGGTCCTCGATGACGTGTCGTGTATGCTTGGCTGCACGCGCTCGAGCCTCAATGTCATCGCCTCTGAGAAGGGTGTGGTTGTGGGTCGCCTGATTTTCAGCGACAATGGAGATATGATTGACTGCACGAAAATGGGAATGGGCGGAAAAGCCATCCCGCCCAATATTGACAGGGTTGGTGATATGCAGAGTGATGCTCTGTTTATATTGCTGGTTGAGAAGGATGCTGCTTATATTAGACTGGCTGAGGATCGGTTTTACAATCGATTTCCGTGCATTATCGTCACCGCCAAGGGACAGCCGGATGTTGCAACCAGGCTGTTTTTGAGGAAGATGAAGCTGGAATTGAAACTGCCGGTGTTGGCCCTTGTGGACAGTGATCCATACGggctgaaaattttatctgttTATGGTTGTGGGTCGAAGAACATGTCGTATGACAGTGCCAATTTGACGACGCCGGATATAAAATGGTTGGGGATACGGCCCAGTGATTTGGACAAGTACAAGATACCGGAGCAGTGTAGGTTGACAATGACTGATCAGGATATTAAGACAGGGAAAGAAATGTTGGAGGAAGATTTTGTGAAGAAAAACCCGAAATGGGTTGAGGAGCTGACTCTTATGGTGAAAACcaagcaaaaggcagaaatTCAAGCTTTGAGCACATTCGGCTTTCAATATCTCTCAGAGACTTATTTGCCGCTAAAACTGCAGGAGCAGGATTGGATATGA
- the LOC18774399 gene encoding putative disease resistance protein RGA3 isoform X1: MAQEVVTFGVQEIVKKVASLASEEISLVWGFQEEVRKLRESLLLTEAMLRDAGQLKEVGAEAVQIWVNKLEDIAHDADDVLDDYGYELLRREVEVQDQMTKKVLNFFSHHNPIAFRWKMGRKIEKINASLVTLKNDAASIGLVGRDPNATSSHEIVVDRETVSIFKQDEKNIVGREKLVSEIVTTLINSSNTQENENLPAMAIVGMAGLGKTTLAKCVYHEDEIGRRFTEKIWKCVSIPFEVKSILSKILEHLKPEKARMQDKDAIIKHLQEDLKGKRYLLVLDDVWNEDSEKWNDLMSCLLSVKDTQGSKIIVTTRSVRVAKIVHTLSSKWCDLEKLSDNQCWDILKDRAFPNESAPTLNEEEEKIGRDIAKKCGGIPLVAKVLGGMMRSKEIDGWRVIQESTIWNLPEEEKRISSVLKLSFDELKSPTLKQCFACCSMFIKDSEIEHDDLIQLWMAQGLLHPSPNNSDLEMEEVGNQYFNILLENSFFQDLVTLDHHSSTITTCKMHDLVHDLAEDVSKSKTKDSNEIRRVPQISNIKLEGIPKGIVHKVRSMFVGEVFGNILPKFKGLRVLKLQGDFIDELPNSIGKLKHLRYLDISATNIKKLPQSIGKLYNLQTLRMRYLRFEDPKELQNLINLRHIYFAVYYGDESYPVGVGRLNNLRSLSFFIVGKERGRGIKELGGLKHLKGQLSIYDLEHVRDGEEAKESKLAEKTNIRRLKLEWSADEYRRSRVIANDRNVLEGLKPHSALESLEIRNFSGETFPPWMMCGDLFSSLKRLTVENAKNLTEWRTEEAAVFSTTERRVVFSRLEELLLRNCDQLRSAPTDYFPCLQKLEIDSMNSGMPIANIISTQLTTLTRLTIKKIRGLVSLPEGMLKNNKNLAYLEIRDCPEFICIAADVYGCCASLESLRIYSCPNLRSLPHGLEHCTSLKELTIAHCESLECIPVTNGLPSLRELYISNCDELSSLPSGLQYCTSLEHLSIYSCGNLEAIPITHGLPSLRELEIVNCDELSSLPSGLQHCTSLEHLSIRHCGNLEAIPITHGLPSLRQLKISFCAELSSLPNGLQHCTSLEHLSIINCGNLKAIPSLDSLTQLRELEICRCGGLKGLPPNAFAASLTRLKELEIGWFWEELDSFPVFQVIPQLETLSLWGWPKLSCLPKQFQCFTCLTSLTIHSFDDMEALPEWLGNLASLKILSIWKCKNLMYLPTLEAMKCLTKLQYIYIRNCPLLKERCNKDSGAEWPKISHIPNIYIV; encoded by the exons ATGGCACAAGAAGTTGTTACTTTCGGTGTCCAGGAAATAGTGAAGAAAGTGGCTTCACTTGCCTCTGAAGAAATCAGTCTTGTATGGGGATTCCAAGAAGAGGTGAGAAAGCTGCGTGAATCATTGTTGCTGACTGAAGCCATGTTACGAGATGCCGGGCAATTAAAAGAAGTTGGGGCGGAAGCCGTGCAAATTTGGGTGAACAAGCTTGAAGACATAGCTCATGATGCTGATGATGTGTTGGATGACTACGGATATGAACTTCTCCGCCGTGAGGTAGAAGTGCAAGACCAAATGACGAAAAAAGTGCTCAACTTCTTTTCACACCACAATCCTATTGCGTTTCGTTGGAAAATGGGGcggaaaattgagaaaatcaaTGCATCCTTGGTGACTCTGAAGAATGACGCAGCTAGTATTGGGCTAGTCGGTAGGGACCCAAATGCAACCTCCTCTCATGAGATTGTAGTTGACAGGGAAACTGTCTCCATCtttaaacaagatgaaaagaacATTGTTGGAAGGGAGAAGCTTGTGTCAGAGATAGTTACAACCTTGATCAACTCAAGCAATACTCAAGAGAATGAAAATCTGCCGGCGATGGCCATTGTGGGAATGGCCGGCTTGGGAAAAACAACTTTGGCTAAATGTGTATATCATGAAGATGAGATAGGCAGACGCTTCACtgaaaaaatatggaaatgtGTATCTATTCCTTTTGAGGTCAAGTCAATTTTAAGCAAGATTTTGGAACATCTTAAACCGGAAAAGGCTAGGATGCAAGACAAGGATGCAATAATCAAACATCTTCAAGAAGACTTGAAAGGGAAAAGATATTTGCTTGTACTGGATGATGTGTGGAACGAAGATTCTGAAAAATGGAATGACTTGATGAGTTGTTTGTTAAGTGTTAAAGATACCCAAGGAAGCAAAATCATTGTTACTACCCGGAGTGTGAGGGTTGCAAAAATCGTGCACACACTTTCTTCCAAATGGTGCGACTTGGAAAAACTGTCAGACAATCAATGTTGGGACATTTTGAAGGATAGAGCATTTCCAAATGAGAGTGCTCCTACtttaaatgaagaagaagagaaaattggaAGGGACATCGCCAAAAAGTGTGGAGGTATTCCATTAGTTGCAAAG GTTTTGGGAGGTATGATGCGGTccaaagaaattgatggttGGCGGGTAATTCAAGAAAGTACAATATGGAATTTacctgaagaagaaaaaagaatctcATCGGTTTTGAAGTTGAGTTTTGATGAATTGAAATCACCAACTTTGAAACAATGTTTTGCCTGCTGCTCAATGTTCATCAAAGATTCTGAAATTGAACATGATGACTTAATCCAACTTTGGATGGCTCAAGGATTGCTTCACCCTTCTCCCAACAATAGTGATCTAGAGATGGAGGAGGTAGGAAATCAATATTTCAATATTCTGTTGGAGAACTCTTTTTTTCAAGATCTTGTTACTCTGGATCACCATAGTAGTACTATTACCACATGCAAGATGCACGATCTTGTGCATGATCTTGCAGAAGATgtatcaaaatcaaagaccAAGGACTCCAATGAGATTCGTCGTGTGCCACAGATTTCaaacataaaactagaagGAATTCCAAAAGGAATTGTTCATAAAGTGCGCTCAATGTTTGTTGGTGAAGTTTTTGGTAACATCTTACCAAAATTTAAAGGTTTGCGTGTCTTAAAATTACAGGGGGATTTTATTGATGAGTTGCCAAATTCAATTGGAAAGTTGAAACACTTGAGGTATCTAGATATTTCAGCAACAAATATCAAAAAGCTCCCCCAATCTATTGGCAAGCTTTATAACCTACAGACGTTAAGAATGCGTTATCTCCGATTTGAAGATCCCAAGGAACTGCAGAATTTGATCAACTTGAGACATATTTATTTTGCTGTTTATTATGGAGATGAAAGCTATCCAGTTGGCGTGGGGCGGTTGAATAATCTGCGATCATTATCCTTTTTCATTGTGGGTAAGGAGAGGGGTCGTGGAATAAAGGAGCTGGGTGGCTTAAAGCATTTGAAGGGCCAATTATCTATTTATGATCTGGAGCATGTgagagatggagaagaagcAAAGGAGTCAAAGTTAGCAGAGAAGACAAACATACGCAGACTAAAGTTGGAATGGTCGGCCGACGAATACAGGAGGTCAAGGGTCATCGCTAATGACAGGAATGTACTAGAAGGCCTTAAACCGCACTCTGCATTGGAAAGTTTAGAGATTCGCAACTTTAGTGGTGAGACATTTCCACCCTGGATGATGTGTGgagatttgttttcttcattgaAAAGATTAACTGTTGAAAATGCAAAGAACCTAACTGAATGGAGGACGGAAGAAGCTGCAGTATTTTCAACAACAGAAAGAAGAGTAGTGTTTTCTCGCCTTGAGGAGTTGTTGTTGAGGAATTGTGATCAATTGAGAAGTGCTCCCACAGATTATTTTCCATGTTTGCAGAAGTTGGAGATAGATTCCATGAATAGTGGCATGCCGATAGCTAATATTATAAGCACTCAATTGACAACTCTTACTCGTCTCACAATAAAGAAGATAAGGGGACTTGTTTCTCTGCCGGAAGGGATGttaaaaaacaacaagaatCTTGCATATTTGGAGATAAGAGATTGTCCTGAGTTCATTTGTATTGCTGCCGATGTATATGGTTGTTGCGCATCCCTTGAGTCACTGCGTATTTATTCCTGTCCTAATCTTAGGTCTTTGCCTCATGGACTAGAACACTGCACCTCTCTTAAGGAATTGACTATAGCCCATTGTGAAAGTTTGGAGTGCATCCCAGTTACAAACGGCCTCCCATCCCTCCGGgaattatatatttcaaattgtgATGAATTATCAAGCCTACCGAGTGGGTTACAATATTGTACCTCTCTTGAGCACTTGTCTATTTACTCTTGCGGGAATCTCGAAGCTATTCCAATTACACACGGCCTCCCATCCCTCCGCGAATTAGAGATTGTAAATTGTGATGAATTATCAAGCCTACCGAGTGGGTTACAACATTGTACCTCTCTTGAGCACTTGTCAATAAGGCATTGCGGGAATCTCGAAGCTATTCCAATCACACACGGCCTTCCATCCCTCCGCCAATTAAAGATTTCATTTTGTGCTGAATTATCAAGCCTACCAAATGGGTTACAACATTGTACCTCTCTTGAGCACTTGTCAATAATAAATTGCGGGAATCTCAAAGCTATTCCAAGTTTAGACAGCCTCACACAACTCCGTGAGTTGGAGATATGTCGCTGTGGTGGATTAAAAGGTTTACCCCCCAATGCATTTGCAGCATCCCTCACCCGCTTAAAGGAATTGGAAATTGGTTGGTTCTGGGAGGAGCTCGATTCCTTCCCTGTTTTTCAGGTTATTCCACAACTTGAAACATTAAGCTTGTGGGGTTGGCCGAAGCTCAGCTGTCTGCCTAAACAATTTCAATGCTTCACTTGTCTAACTTCTTTAACAATACACTCCTTCGACGACATGGAGGCTCTTCCAGAGTGGTTGGGAAATCTTGCATCTCTTAAGATCCTAAGTATATGGAAGTGCAAGAATCTGATGTATCTACCCACACTTGAAGCTATGAAATGTCTCACCAAATTACAGTACATATATATTCGAAATTGTCCTCTTCTGAAAGAGAGATGCAATAAAGACAGTGGTGCAGAATGGCCCAAGATTTCGCATATTCCGAACATCTATA TTGTGTGA
- the LOC109949736 gene encoding DNA topoisomerase 6 subunit A-like: protein MVADKKKRCRPDPNSNDETHHPFKSLLKPNPLILQTLDDLRSANASSYSSSKTITLADLAVGSTCREVSDLDLSSIPSKIELQMLKVIKSILDGNGFAFEVPSRAAANQLYVPELDRIMLKDKTSLRPYANVSTVQKVTITARLLQLIRQLCLKNIHVTKLEQRPG from the coding sequence ATGGTTGCGGACAAGAAGAAACGCTGTCGACCCGACCCGAACTCGAACGACGAAACCCATCACCCCTTCAAGAGCCTCCTCAAACCCAACCCGCTCATCCTCCAAACCCTCGACGACCTCCGCTCCGCCAACGCCTCCTCATACTCTTCTTCCAAAACCATAACCCTCGCCGACCTCGCCGTCGGCTCCACTTGCCGCGAGGTCAGCGACCTCGACCTGTCGTCCATTCCATCGAAGATTGAGCTCCAGATGCTCAAGGTTATCAAATCCATCCTCGACGGCAACGGCTTCGCGTTCGAGGTCCCCTCACGCGCCGCCGCTAACCAGCTCTATGTTCCGGAGCTCGACCGCATTATGCTAAAAGACAAAACTTCCCTCCGCCCCTACGCCAACGTCTCCACCGTCCAGAAGGTCACCATCACAGCTCGTCTTCTCCAGCTGATCCGCCAGCTCTGCCTCAAGAACATCCACGTCACCAAGCTTGAGCAGCGGCCGGGCTAG
- the LOC18775297 gene encoding putative disease resistance protein RGA3, with amino-acid sequence MRFENIDRWRVIQESTIWDLSDGDERIMSILKLSFDELKPTLKQCFAYCSMFVKDFNIEKDDLVQLWMAQGLLHRSSSQSNLEMEDVGNQYFNILLEKSFFQDVSMDNYNVITHCKMHDLVHDLAELVSKSKSKDSNDGRHMAQPSALELQGISKGIVVRSMFFEGEVLGNILSRFKGLRVLKLQEADIDELPNSIGKLKHLRYLDISRRMIERLPQSVGKLYNLQTLRMRNLYLLKEFPKKLQNLINLRHIYFDRGYVMRYPVGMGRLSNLRSLSYFIVGKEKGCGIEELGGLKHLKGKISICHLEHVRDKEEAKKAKLAEKTNIRKLKFEWGEDRSSAINNDRDVLEGLKPHSELRILKICNFSSDQFPSWMMSGNLFSSLKKLSIDNAKNLIEWTEAAIFPRLEELFLRNCNQLKSAPTHFPCLQKLTIHSMDSGMPIANISTQLTTLTHLTIRTMKELASLPEGMLKNNKNLSYLEIQSCPDLTCIAADVFGCCASLESLSISWCPNLRTLPDGLHTLLSLKKLIIMDCQSLECIPVTQGVASLCKFPILKCLELCILPEGLECYTSLQMVQIWGCSKITSIPTTHGLPSLRELVIFNCDGLSSLPSGLQHCTSLEHLSITYCPNLEAIPSLDSLTQLRQLHIYNCDGLKDVHPSAFAASLTRLKELSIGGFWKELDSFPAFQVIPQLETLILFGWPKLKSLPEQVQHFTSLTALSILSFDGMEALPEWLGNLASLENLSISLCKNLMYLPTLEAMKCLTKLKHIWFFDCPLLKNRCNKDSGPEWPKISHIPHIDFFGDL; translated from the exons ATGCGTTTTGAAAACATTGATAGATGGCGGGTTATTCAAGAAAGTACCATATGGGATTTATCAGATGGAGATGAAAGAATCATGTCGATTTTGAAGTTGAGTTTTGATGAATTAAAACCAACTTTGAAACAATGCTTTGCATATTGCTCAATGTTCGTCAAAGATTTCAATATTGAAAAGGATGACCTGGTACAACTTTGGATGGCTCAGGGATTGCTTCACCGTTCTTCTAGCCAAAGTAATCTAGAGATGGAGGATGTAGGAAatcaatattttaatattctaTTGGAGAAGTCCTTTTTTCAAGATGTTTCAATGGATAACTATAATGTGATTACCCATTGCAAAATGCACGATCTTGTGCATGATCTTGCTGAACTtgtttcaaaatcaaagagcAAGGACTCCAATGATGGTCGACATATGGCCCAACCTTCAGCCTTAGAACTACAGGGAATTTCAAAAGGAATTGTAGTGCGCTCAATGTTTTTCGAAGGTGAAGTTCTTGGTAACATCTTATCGAGATTTAAAGGTTTGCGTGTCTTAAAATTACAGGAGGCTGATATTGATGAGTTGCCAAATTCAATTGGAAAGTTGAAACACTTGAGGTATTTAGATATTTCAAGAAGAATGATCGAAAGGCTCCCTCAATCTGTTGGCAAACTTTATAACCTACAGACATTAAGAATGCGCAATCTCTATCTGCTTAAAGAGTTTCCAAAGAAACTGCAAAATTTGATTAACTTGAgacatatttattttgataggGGTTATGTTATGAGATATCCCGTTGGCATGGGGCGGTTGAGTAATCTCCGAtcattatcttattttattgtGGGTAAGGAGAAAGGCTGTGGAATAGAGGAGTTAGGTGGCTTAAAGCATTTGAAAGGCAAAATATCTATTTGTCATCTGGAGCATGTGAGAgataaagaagaagcaaagaaagCAAAGTTAGCGGAGAAGACAAACATACGCAAACTAAAGTTTGAATGGGGGGAAGACAGGTCAAGCGCCATAAACAACGACAGGGATGTCCTAGAAGGCCTTAAACCGCACTCTGAATTGAGAATTTTAAAGATTTGCAACTTTAGCAGTGATCAATTTCCATCGTGGATGATGAGtggaaatttgttttcttccttgaaaaaattaagtatTGATAATGCAAAGAACCTAATTGAATGGACGGAAGCTGCAATATTTCCTCGCCTTGAGGAGCTGTTCCTGAGGAATTGTAATCAATTGAAAAGTGCTCCTACTCATTTTCCATGTCTCCAAAAGTTAACAATACATTCCATGGATAGCGGCATGCCGATAGCTAATATAAGCACTCAACTCACCACTCTTACTCATCTCACAATAAGGACGATGAAGGAACTTGCTTCTCTGCCGGAAGGCATGTtaaagaacaacaaaaatcTTTCATATTTGGAGATACAGAGCTGCCCAGATTTAACTTGTATTGCTGCGGATGTATTTGGTTGTTGTGCATCTCTCGAGTCATTGAGTATTTCATGGTGTCCTAATCTTAGGACTTTGCCTGATGGGCTACACACTCTGCTCTCCCTTAAGAAGTTGATTATAATGGATTGTCAAAGTCTGGAGTGCATCCCAGTTACACAGGGTGTCGCATCTCTCTGCAAATTTCCTATTCTCAAGTGTCTTGAGTTATGTATTCTACCTGAGGGGCTAGAATGCTACACCTCTCTTCAAATGGTGCAAATATGGGGATGCTCCAAAATAACATCCATTCCAACCACACATGGCCTTCCATCCCTCCGTGAATTAGTGATTTTTAATTGTGATGGATTATCAAGCCTACCGAGTGGGTTACAACATTGTACCTCTCTTGAGCACCTGTCTATCACCTATTGCCCGAATCTCGAAGCTATTCCAAGTTTAGACAGCCTCACACAACTCCGTCAGTTGCATATCTATAATTGTGATGGATTAAAAGATGTACACCCCAGTGCGTTTGCAGCATCCCTCACCCGCTTAAAGGAATTGTCAATTGGTGGGTTCTGGAAGGAGCTCGATTCATTTCCTGCTTTTCAGGTTATTCCACAACTTGAAACATTAATCTTGTTCGGTTGGCCGAAGCTCAAGTCTCTGCCTGAACAAGTTCAACACTTCACTTCTCTAACTGCTTTGTCAATACTATCCTTCGACGGGATGGAGGCTCTTCCAGAGTGGTTGGGAAATCTTGCATCTCTTGAGAACCTAAGTATATCGTTATGCAAGAATCTGATGTATCTGCCTACACTTGAAGCTATGAAATGTCTCACCAAATTAAAGCACATATGGTTTTTCGATTGTCCTCTTCTGAAAAATAGATGCAATAAAGACAGTGGCCCAGAATGGCCCAAGATTTCTCATATTCCACACATCGATT TTTTTGGAGATTTGTGA